ATAAAAGCCGTCCGAAAAGCCCTAAAGGAATCTAAGGCAGCGCACAAAAAACTCAAAAAAGAGAGCAAAAAAGGCAGAAAAGCTTGCCAAAGTGAAAAAATCAAAAAAATCCCTAAAGCATAATAATGAAGCAAAAAATTAAAAAACTCTCTTATAAAATCCCTTTAAAAAGTAGCCTTTTTAAAAAAGGCTCTATTGAAGTTTCCACCTTTGATATTCCAGGGCAAAGTGGCAAAGACAAAGGAGCGATTTCTATCAAAGTCAGTGTTGATGATACTCTAAGGGATACCACACAAAATGAACAATTTATAATGATTCCAAGAAAACAAATCAAAGCCTTGCGCAAAGCATTAAAAAAAATTAGCAAAAAACTTTAATCACCGCCTTTTTCTCCCATCAAGTTTTTCTAAAAGACTAGTTTCCATCAAAAATATTTAATTAAGAAATAATAATCGTTATTAATATTTACTTAAGTAAATTTAGATAATAATAACTCTTATCATTTATTAGATAAAATACTCTAGGAAGTTAAGATGTGTTTAAATGACTGCAAAGTAGGAGATAAAGTTACAATCAAAACAATAAATTTAAAAGGAGAGATTTTTCAAAAACTCTTGGATATGGGATTTGTTCCGGGCGCTACTTTAGAGATTCGCAAACACTCTTTGCTTAATGATCCTATACAAATTAAAATCCACAATTATCTTGTAGCAATCCGCTCCAATGAAGCTAGAGCCATTGAAGTAAAATAATGAAACACTTAAATATTGCATTAATTGGACAGCCAAATTGTGGCAAATCAACGATTTTTAATCTCTTTAGCCCAATCAAACAGCATATTGCAAATTACCCCGGAATCACAATAGATAAAAAAGCACGCGGTTTAATTACAGAGATTATATTCTTGAAATTGTTGATTTACCCGGTCTTTATAGTTTTGCTTCTTATTCCGAAGAAGAAAGTGTCGCTCTAAATGAACTCAAAACAGGCAAAATTGATGCAATTATTAATATTATTGATGCAAGCAATCCCAAAAAAAGTCTCTATTTAACCTTACAGCTTTTAGAGCTTGGAATTCCTACAATTCTATGTTTTAATATGATGGATATTGCAAAAGATTTTGGTTACACATTTGACATTGAAGGATTAGAAAAAGCTTTTAATATTCCTATTGTAACAAGCATAGGCTACAAAAATAATACAAAAGAGAAAATTTTAGAACGCATTATTGCTCTAGTGGAATCTAAAAATTTTGCCCCCAATACCTACAAGACAGACAAAACTTTAAGTGATATTGAAATTGCAACAAGGCGTTATGATTTCATTGAAACAAAATGCAATGGCAAAATCATCAAATACACTTCAAAACAAAAAGATTTCACGAAGTTAATTGATAAAATCGTGCTCAATAAATTCTTAGCTCTACCGCTAATGCTTTTTGTAATTTACTTACTCTATGATTTATCTATTGTGCGCGGATATGAGCTTACAAATTATACTTGGCCCCTGCTTGCAAGCTTTAAACAATTTATAGTGGATTTGCTTCCTCCATCTACGCTTACCTCATCTCCACTCATTAGAGAATTTGGAGTTTGGATGGTAAATAGCGTTCTTGCACTTTTAAACTATATTCCTATTTTTATCATACTTTTTGCGATTATTGCAATTATTGAAGATAGTGGATATATGGCAAGAATGGCATTTATCCTAGATAGGGTTTTTAGAAGTTATGGATTACATGGGCAATCTATTCTGCCTTATGTTTTAGGTGGAGTTTTTGTTGGAGGTTGTGCAGTGCCAGCAATAATGGCAACAAAAGGAATTGCGGACAAAAGAGCAAAGATTGCTACAATCCTTACAATTCCATTTTTAAACTGCCTTGCCAAGATTCCATTTTTTGTGTTATTAGTTTCCATATTTTTTGTGGAATCTAAGGCTTTTGTAATGTTTTTCATATCAACAATTACAATAATGGTGGCACTAATTATGGCAAAACTTCTCACACTTAGCGTTTTAAAAACAGAAAAAACAGCACCTTTTGTGCTTGAAATGCCAAACTATCATTTGCCTCGCATAAAAAATGTGTTTTTATCCGTCAAAAACAAAATTTGGCTTTATCTTAAAAAAGTCGCAACCATTGTTGTAGCAGTAGCTGCTGTGCTTTTTGTGCTGATTCAATTTCCAGGACTCTCACAAGAGAGCGCAAAAAAATATGAAACATTGGCACAACAAGGATTAGAAAAGTTTTGGAATCAAATGCAAAATAGTGTTTATTTTTATTCTATTAATACAAGAGAAAAAATTGATGCTCTTCTAAATTATGAAGAAACTTACAAAAAACAAACGCGCCCAAATCAAAACAAAGGAGGCTTTAGAAAAACTAGATACACAATTCAAACAGGACAATGCAGTTTTTTACAAAATTATTCGTGATCGCAAAGACAAAGAAGCAAGAGCTATTGGCAATGCATTAAAATCGCTCACTTATCTTAAAAAAGATATTTTAAAACAAATCAATCTTGAAAAAATTGATAATTCCTATCTTGGCAAAATAGGACGAGCATTAGAGAGCATTACACAATACGCAGGATTTGACTGGCGCATTAATGTCGCATTTCTTAGCTCATTTGCAGCAAGAGAGAGTTTTGTTGCTACACTTGGAGCACTTTTTGAGGGAGAAAGATCTGAAAATGCTAATGCTCTAGAAAACAGCCCTTATACAGATCTACACGCATTAGCTATGATTTTGTTTATGGCTTTAACTCCCCCTTGCATTGCAACACTTATTGTTTTAAAAAGCCAACTAAGCTCTTACCGCTGGATGCTCTTTGCCTTGATTTACCCTATGGCATTAGGGCTACTTATCGCTTCCTTAACTTATAGCATTGGAAGCGCATTTAATATCGGCACGATTCCATTAATGAGTGGAATCTACGCGTTATTTATTATACTACTTATTGGAGTAGGAATAATTAAACCCAAACAAAAGGAAATATTATGAAAAAGTTACTTATCTTAAGTGGAATTGTGCTTGGACTCTCAAGCTCTGTATTTGCGCACACTGCGATTATGAATTGCTTTGATAATGGCGATGGTAGCGTAACTTGCGAAGGCGCATTTAGTGATGGCTCAAGTGCGAGTGGTGTTAATTTCTATGTTAAACAAAACGGCAAAAATCTCATAGAAACAAAATTTAACGAGCACGGAGAAGCTGTGTTTAAAAAACCAAACGGAGAATATGAGGCGGTATTTTTTGGTGGAGAGGGACATGAAGTAAAAATTCTTGGCTCTTCAATTTTAGAATAAAGGACAGACAATGAAAAAAACAATTTTAAGCTTAATGCTTGGAGTGAGCCTATTTGCAAGCTCTGCAATGGCGCATTTTCAAATGGTTTATTTGCCAGAAAGCGCACTTTCAAAACAAACCAAAGAAAAACTTTCTTTAGTTTTTACACATCCTTTTGCCGATGAACATACAATGGATATGGAATCTGTTAATGCCTTTTATGTAATTAACCCAAAAGGACAAAAAGAAAATTTAAAAAATTCCCTAAAACCTATAACTTGGAAAGGAAATACAAATAGTGGCAAAGGTTATGAGATAACTTACAACTTTAAACGCCTTGAAGATTATATCTTTGTTCTTGAGCCTGCTCCGTATTTTGAAAAGAATGAAGATTCTTATATTCAACAATTTACAAAAGTAATTGCAAATCTTGCTGGCGCTCCAACAGGTTGGGACAGGGATTTAGGGCTTGAAGCGGAAATTATTCCTCTAACAAAGCCTTATGCGATTTGGGAGGGAAGCACATTTACGGGAATTGTAAAAAGCAACGGCAAGCCTGTTCCTTACGCAGAAATTGAAGTGGAGTTTTTAAACTATGAAGTCAATCAAACCAACAATGCCTTTGGCAAAACACCAAAATTAAACGCCCCACAAGATTCTTTTGTAACCATTGGAATTAAAGCAAATAAAGATGGTGAATTTACCTTTGGTATTCCAAAAGCAGGCTGGTGGGGATTTGCAGCACTTGGCATTGGACCAAAAAGCAAATTTAAAGGCAAAGAGCTTAGTCAAGATGCAGTCATTTGGGTGCAAGCAAAGCCTTTACAATAAACACTAAAAATATTGGAATCCATTTTGGATTCCGCTTTTAAGGAATAATATGAGCGATTCTCTTTTACTTGGCATAATTTTTGTTCTCTCTGTTGGCTATTTAGCCTATAAACTCTACCCCAAAAACAACGGAAGTTGTGGTTGTGGAAACTGTGGCTGCAAAACAAAAGAAGACAAAAAACCTAAATAATTGGTGCGTCTATCTTATCTCCCTGTCCATCACCTTGTAGCGGAATAAATTTTGTTTGCGTATTTTCAGAAGTTTCATATACAATTTGCATAGGAGAACCCATCTCACTTGCATCCATAAAACGCGTGCAATGTTTTTGAAAAACAAGCTTTACCATACCAGTTGGACCATTGCGTTGCTTTCCAATAATAATTTCCGCATCCTCCTCATTTTTGGCAATAAAAGTGCTTTTATATTCTTTTCCTTCTTTTTTAGCGGCTTCTTCTTTTTCCCTTTCATCTTTTTGCTTATACACCGCATCGCGATACACAAATAAAATAATATCCGCGTCTTGCTCTATAGAACCAGACTCTCTTAGGTCTGAAAGCATAGGGCGTCTATCACTTCTTTGTTCAAGACTTCTGTTTAATTGAGAAAGGGCAATAATTGGAATCTCTAATTCCCTTGCAATCATTTTTAGCCCACGGCTAATTTCACTGACCTCTTGGTGTCTATCTTTATTGCTTGCTCCACTCATTAGTTGCAAATAATCAATTACAGCAAGCCCAATCTCTGGATGTTTGGCTTTAATTTTGCGCAACTTAGTGCGGAGTTGATGAATAGTTAAAATACTATTATCATCAATAAATAAAGGTGCTTTACTCATTACATCTACAGCATTTGAAAGATTTTCCCACTCGTTATCTTGCAAATTTCCCACGCGCAAATTCTGTAAAGCAATAGAAGTTTTTGCCGCAAGCATTCTTAGCATTAATTGCTCTGCTGGCATTTCAAGGCTAAAAAATGCTACTCCTCGCCCCGTATCTAAAGCTTTTTGCGCCATATTTAGCACGAGCGTTGTTTTTCCCATAGCAGGGCGCGCTGCAACGATAATTAAATCTCCATTGCCAAAACCTGTTGTCATTTTGTTTAAACTCGCAAAGCCTGTATCCACACCAATCAATAGGTGATTCCCGCGTGCTTTCATTGTATTAATATATTCTAGCGTCGCCTCTGAAACCTCTTTTGCGCCCCTAAAATCACGATTTTCTTGTATATTTGTGATTTTATAAAGCTCGCTTTGGAGATAATCCATAATTTCTTGCGTGCTAGAACTTGCATCGCTTGTAGATTCTTGAATCTTGGTTGCAAAAGAATGCAGTTTGCGTTTAATGGAAGCATCTTTAATTTCTGTCGCATAAGCTTTTATATCACCAATTGGACTTGTTGTTAGCACATTTAAAAGCTCTTCTTGCTCAATAGGATGAGCCTTTGTAGAAAGCTTCATAATAAATTCTTCATCAATAGGGCGATCTGTGCGACGCAATTCTAGCATTGCAAGAAAAATGTTTTTATGTGGCGTATAAGAAAAATCTTCTGGAACTATTAATTCAGAGAGCACATCTAAACGCTCTGGATCAAAGAGAATTGAACTTAAAACTGCCCTTTCAATTTGGATGTGCATTTCCATAGTTTTCCTTTAGTTTTATATCAAAAAACAAATGCGCCAGCACACTTAAGGCATATACAGGAGAAAAAAAACCAACAATTGGAATAAGATTTATTAAAAAAAGTGGGATAACCGCACTTCTAACCTTTCCTTTTTGTGTTTTTTTTAATTCTTTAAAAGCTTCTTTTTTAAAAATCGTCTCCCCAACATCAGCAATCATTGTCTTAGAGAATAGCCAGTAACTTGGAATTAACATTACAAACCCTCCAACAAAAGGGATAAAATACAAAGGTAATAACGCCAGTAAAAACAAAGCATAACACACATACACGCCAAATAGCCACAGCAAAACAACAAAAGTATTTGCATTGCCTTCAATGCTGCACTCTTGATAGTGCAAATCACGGATATAACGCACCACATAAGGCGTGACAAAGGCACACACAGACAAGGAAATCAAAAAAGACCCAGCAAGCACTCCAAAAATAAAAAGCACAATAACAGAAGCTTTAATCACATAATCAAAAAGTGATTGTATCCAAGCTAACCACGCACTGCTAAACCCAAAATCCACGCGCAAAGATTCATACAAAAACACATACCATTCTCCGCCAAAAATATACAAAATTCCACATAGCAAGGCAAAACCAAAAAATAAGGGCAGAAATGCAAGTTTTAACAGATAGGGCGTAAAAAAATCACGCCTTCCAAGTTCAAAGTATTCTTGCGTGTTTCTTAATATTTTAGATTCCATATCGTTATTGTAACTTCTCTTTTAAAAGCTCATTGACTCTAGCAGGATTTACTCCCTTTGCATTTTTCATCACCTGCCCAACAAAAAACCCAAAAAGCTTATCTTTGCCGCTTTTATATTCCGCGACCTTATCTGCATTTGCACTCAACACAGAATCAATCACTCCCAAAATCGCTCCATCATCATTGACTTGTTCCAAGCCCATTTCACAAATTAAAGAATCCACATCGCCACCACGATTTCCCACAAGCACATCTAAGATTTCTTTTGCGCTTTTTCCGCTAATTTTACCTTCATCAATGCGCTTTACTAAAGTTGCCAACACGCTAGATTCTATCCCGCAATTTTGCAGAGTATTTTCGCCCTTTAATCGTCCCAAAAGTTCAGTGGTTAGCCAAGTTACAGAACCTTTAGCGCTTGCTCCAAAATCAAGCATAGACTCAAAATACAACGCCATTTCAAGCTCACTTGTTAGCACGCTTGCATCGCTTGCTTTAATCCCAAAATCTCGGATATACCTCTCTCTTTTTTCATCAGGCATTTCTGGGATTTGCATACCTTGATTCATTAACTCTTCATCAATAAACACAGGCAATAAGTCTGGATCTGGGAAGTAACGATAATCAGCCGCTTCTTCCTTACCGCGCATTGAACGCGTTACTCCCTTTGCAGTATCAAAAAGCCTTGTTTCTTGCACAACTTGCTCTTCATAATTGCCATCTTCCCACGCTTCAATCTGTCTTTCCACTTCGTATTCTATGGCTTTTTGGATAAATTTAAAAGAATTAAGGTTTTTAATTTCAACACGCGTATAAAGTTTAGAATCCCCTTTTGGACGGATAGAAACATTAGCATCACAACGAAAACTGCCTTCTTGCATATTGGCATCACTAATGCCTAAAAAACGCACAATAGAATGCAGCTTTTTAAGATACGCGATTGCCTCATCGCTACTTCTCATATCTGGCTCACTTACAATCTCCAAAAGTGGTGTGCAAGCGCGATTTAAATCCACTTTAGAAAACTGCCCTTCGTGAATATTTTTTCCCGCATCTTCTTCCATATGCGCACGCGTTACCCCAATAATTTTTTTCTCTCCACCCACTTCAATTTCAATCTCTCCGCGCCCAACAATAGGAATCTCAAATTGACTAATTTGGTAAGCTTTAGGTAAATCTGGGTAAAAATAGTTTTTTCTTGCAAATACAGAGTTTTGATTAATTACTGCATTAATTGCTGCGCCAAAGCTGATTGCTTTTTTTACGACTTCGCGATTTAGCACAGGCAAAGCACCTGGCAAACCCAAACAAGTAGGGCAAACATTTTTATTGGGATCTTCACCAAAGCTTGTTGCGCACGAACAGAATATTTTCGTTTTTGTATTTAATTGAACATGCACCTCAAGCCCAATAATTGTTTCAAAAGCACTCATTTTAATCCCTTGCAATAGTTTTCATAAGATTTTGAGCAATTCTAGCGTTTTTTACTTTTTATAAACATTATAAAAAATAGATTCCAACTTTTTTATCTCTACACACTT
The Helicobacter winghamensis ATCC BAA-430 DNA segment above includes these coding regions:
- a CDS encoding FeoB-associated Cys-rich membrane protein, coding for MSDSLLLGIIFVLSVGYLAYKLYPKNNGSCGCGNCGCKTKEDKKPK
- a CDS encoding nucleoside recognition domain-containing protein, which encodes MEGLEKAFNIPIVTSIGYKNNTKEKILERIIALVESKNFAPNTYKTDKTLSDIEIATRRYDFIETKCNGKIIKYTSKQKDFTKLIDKIVLNKFLALPLMLFVIYLLYDLSIVRGYELTNYTWPLLASFKQFIVDLLPPSTLTSSPLIREFGVWMVNSVLALLNYIPIFIILFAIIAIIEDSGYMARMAFILDRVFRSYGLHGQSILPYVLGGVFVGGCAVPAIMATKGIADKRAKIATILTIPFLNCLAKIPFFVLLVSIFFVESKAFVMFFISTITIMVALIMAKLLTLSVLKTEKTAPFVLEMPNYHLPRIKNVFLSVKNKIWLYLKKVATIVVAVAAVLFVLIQFPGLSQESAKKYETLAQQGLEKFWNQMQNSVYFYSINTREKIDALLNYEETYKKQTRPNQNKGGFRKTRYTIQTGQCSFLQNYS
- a CDS encoding replicative DNA helicase, with the translated sequence MHIQIERAVLSSILFDPERLDVLSELIVPEDFSYTPHKNIFLAMLELRRTDRPIDEEFIMKLSTKAHPIEQEELLNVLTTSPIGDIKAYATEIKDASIKRKLHSFATKIQESTSDASSSTQEIMDYLQSELYKITNIQENRDFRGAKEVSEATLEYINTMKARGNHLLIGVDTGFASLNKMTTGFGNGDLIIVAARPAMGKTTLVLNMAQKALDTGRGVAFFSLEMPAEQLMLRMLAAKTSIALQNLRVGNLQDNEWENLSNAVDVMSKAPLFIDDNSILTIHQLRTKLRKIKAKHPEIGLAVIDYLQLMSGASNKDRHQEVSEISRGLKMIARELEIPIIALSQLNRSLEQRSDRRPMLSDLRESGSIEQDADIILFVYRDAVYKQKDEREKEEAAKKEGKEYKSTFIAKNEEDAEIIIGKQRNGPTGMVKLVFQKHCTRFMDASEMGSPMQIVYETSENTQTKFIPLQGDGQGDKIDAPII
- a CDS encoding nucleoside recognition domain-containing protein — encoded protein: MKKLTKNKRAQIKTKEALEKLDTQFKQDNAVFYKIIRDRKDKEARAIGNALKSLTYLKKDILKQINLEKIDNSYLGKIGRALESITQYAGFDWRINVAFLSSFAARESFVATLGALFEGERSENANALENSPYTDLHALAMILFMALTPPCIATLIVLKSQLSSYRWMLFALIYPMALGLLIASLTYSIGSAFNIGTIPLMSGIYALFIILLIGVGIIKPKQKEIL
- a CDS encoding DUF4198 domain-containing protein, translating into MKKTILSLMLGVSLFASSAMAHFQMVYLPESALSKQTKEKLSLVFTHPFADEHTMDMESVNAFYVINPKGQKENLKNSLKPITWKGNTNSGKGYEITYNFKRLEDYIFVLEPAPYFEKNEDSYIQQFTKVIANLAGAPTGWDRDLGLEAEIIPLTKPYAIWEGSTFTGIVKSNGKPVPYAEIEVEFLNYEVNQTNNAFGKTPKLNAPQDSFVTIGIKANKDGEFTFGIPKAGWWGFAALGIGPKSKFKGKELSQDAVIWVQAKPLQ
- a CDS encoding EI24 domain-containing protein → MESKILRNTQEYFELGRRDFFTPYLLKLAFLPLFFGFALLCGILYIFGGEWYVFLYESLRVDFGFSSAWLAWIQSLFDYVIKASVIVLFIFGVLAGSFLISLSVCAFVTPYVVRYIRDLHYQECSIEGNANTFVVLLWLFGVYVCYALFLLALLPLYFIPFVGGFVMLIPSYWLFSKTMIADVGETIFKKEAFKELKKTQKGKVRSAVIPLFLINLIPIVGFFSPVYALSVLAHLFFDIKLKENYGNAHPN
- the gatB gene encoding Asp-tRNA(Asn)/Glu-tRNA(Gln) amidotransferase subunit GatB, which encodes MSAFETIIGLEVHVQLNTKTKIFCSCATSFGEDPNKNVCPTCLGLPGALPVLNREVVKKAISFGAAINAVINQNSVFARKNYFYPDLPKAYQISQFEIPIVGRGEIEIEVGGEKKIIGVTRAHMEEDAGKNIHEGQFSKVDLNRACTPLLEIVSEPDMRSSDEAIAYLKKLHSIVRFLGISDANMQEGSFRCDANVSIRPKGDSKLYTRVEIKNLNSFKFIQKAIEYEVERQIEAWEDGNYEEQVVQETRLFDTAKGVTRSMRGKEEAADYRYFPDPDLLPVFIDEELMNQGMQIPEMPDEKRERYIRDFGIKASDASVLTSELEMALYFESMLDFGASAKGSVTWLTTELLGRLKGENTLQNCGIESSVLATLVKRIDEGKISGKSAKEILDVLVGNRGGDVDSLICEMGLEQVNDDGAILGVIDSVLSANADKVAEYKSGKDKLFGFFVGQVMKNAKGVNPARVNELLKEKLQ
- a CDS encoding FeoA family protein — encoded protein: MCLNDCKVGDKVTIKTINLKGEIFQKLLDMGFVPGATLEIRKHSLLNDPIQIKIHNYLVAIRSNEARAIEVK